The proteins below come from a single Candidatus Omnitrophota bacterium genomic window:
- the amrB gene encoding AmmeMemoRadiSam system protein B, whose protein sequence is MEKSKLRPPAVAGQFYPSSPKELKEQIASLIDKKAAKSDAIGCILPHAGYMYSGAVAARTISHIHIRKKVILLGPNHTGYGAKFSIVSEGSWQTPLGEVKIDSGLAKEILRHSQYLEEDPLAHAYEHSLEVELPFLQYFRNDLEIVPIILLSDEVETLKKIGSEIADTITGLKLKDLPLLAASSDMTHYEPQEEAQKKDSQAIEAILELDEDKLMHTLRRLNISMCGYAPVITMISAAKRLGARKAKLIQYQTSGDITQDKTSVVGYAGIILY, encoded by the coding sequence ATGGAAAAATCTAAGTTAAGGCCGCCTGCGGTAGCAGGGCAATTTTATCCGTCTTCCCCGAAAGAACTCAAAGAACAAATAGCCTCACTTATTGATAAAAAAGCGGCTAAATCAGATGCCATTGGTTGTATCCTGCCGCATGCCGGTTATATGTATTCGGGAGCCGTAGCAGCCCGGACAATTTCGCATATTCATATAAGGAAAAAGGTAATCCTCCTGGGGCCTAACCATACCGGTTACGGAGCGAAATTCAGTATCGTATCCGAAGGCAGCTGGCAGACTCCGTTAGGTGAGGTCAAAATAGATAGCGGCCTGGCAAAAGAAATTTTACGGCATTCTCAATATTTAGAAGAAGACCCCTTAGCCCATGCATATGAACATTCCCTGGAAGTAGAGCTGCCTTTCTTGCAATATTTCAGAAACGACCTGGAAATCGTACCTATTATCCTGCTCTCCGATGAAGTAGAAACTCTTAAAAAAATAGGTAGCGAGATCGCCGATACTATAACGGGGCTTAAACTTAAAGATTTACCTCTTCTGGCAGCCAGTTCTGATATGACCCACTACGAACCGCAGGAAGAGGCCCAAAAAAAAGACAGCCAGGCTATAGAGGCGATTTTGGAATTAGACGAGGATAAACTTATGCATACGCTGCGGCGTTTAAATATATCAATGTGCGGATATGCCCCGGTGATCACGATGATCTCTGCTGCCAAAAGGCTGGGCGCAAGAAAAGCCAAACTCATACAATATCAAACCAGCGGCGATATAACCCAGGATAAAACTAGCGTAGTGGGTTATGCCGGCATCATCTTATACTAA
- a CDS encoding Trm112 family protein yields the protein MIDKELLDILACPACKADVELKDNKIVCKKCGKKYPIKDDIPIMLIDEAED from the coding sequence ATGATAGACAAAGAATTATTAGACATCCTGGCATGCCCTGCCTGCAAGGCAGACGTGGAACTAAAAGACAACAAAATCGTCTGTAAAAAGTGCGGTAAGAAATACCCTATTAAAGACGATATCCCCATAATGTTGATTGACGAAGCAGAAGATTAA
- a CDS encoding Asp23/Gls24 family envelope stress response protein — protein sequence MHKEESQTDLGKIRIHKNVIASIASLAAVEIEGVKRIGKDLKSGILELIGQKSATAIDVQIDKNEEIRVEIPLVIKYGSNIPEVANKAQENVRNALEKMTSLSIKYININVQGIERG from the coding sequence ATGCATAAAGAAGAATCACAAACGGATTTAGGAAAAATCAGGATACATAAAAACGTCATTGCCTCAATAGCGTCTTTAGCGGCAGTGGAAATTGAGGGCGTAAAACGTATCGGCAAAGACTTAAAAAGCGGAATACTGGAATTAATCGGGCAAAAATCCGCAACGGCTATTGATGTCCAGATTGACAAAAACGAGGAGATACGCGTAGAAATTCCGCTCGTGATAAAATACGGCTCCAACATACCCGAAGTAGCCAATAAGGCCCAGGAAAATGTACGTAACGCCTTGGAGAAAATGACCAGCCTATCCATCAAATATATCAATATAAACGTGCAGGGTATAGAGAGG
- the aroQ gene encoding type II 3-dehydroquinate dehydratase — translation MKKILVIHGPNLDLLGKREPGIYGKVTLQQINGALQKIAKKRGVVLAIKQSNHEGEIVDLIGRMKNKYAGLLINPAAYTHTSVAIRDAIAAANILAVEVHLSNIYSREEFRQKSLISPVVKGTILGFGAKSYLLGLEALIDLL, via the coding sequence ATGAAAAAAATTCTCGTAATCCACGGCCCGAACCTGGATTTATTGGGTAAGAGGGAACCCGGTATCTACGGTAAAGTAACTCTCCAACAGATAAATGGCGCCTTGCAAAAAATTGCTAAAAAAAGAGGGGTAGTCCTGGCCATAAAACAGTCTAACCACGAAGGAGAAATCGTCGATTTAATCGGCAGGATGAAAAATAAATACGCCGGCTTACTAATAAACCCCGCTGCCTATACGCATACCAGCGTTGCCATCAGGGACGCTATAGCAGCCGCAAACATATTAGCGGTAGAAGTTCATCTCTCCAACATTTACTCCCGCGAAGAATTCAGGCAAAAATCCCTGATCAGCCCGGTAGTAAAAGGCACAATACTGGGTTTTGGCGCTAAAAGTTACCTGCTGGGCCTGGAGGCACTGATAGATTTACTTTGA
- the efp gene encoding elongation factor P: MALSINDVKSGLTILVDAEVYLVIETQHVKPGKGAAFVRAKLRNLRNGGIQEKTFRGDEKIDAAFIEERKLQYQYFSGTIYHFMDQDNYEEISISEDSIGDKKKFLKDNLEVMGYFYKNETLNINLPNFIEFKIIHTEPGIKGDTAKSGTKPAQIETGANIQVPLFIDTGDKIKVDTRTGEYIERVYS; this comes from the coding sequence GTGGCCCTCTCGATAAATGACGTCAAGTCAGGGTTAACTATACTGGTAGACGCAGAAGTATACCTGGTCATAGAAACCCAGCATGTAAAACCGGGTAAAGGCGCCGCTTTCGTCCGGGCAAAATTAAGAAACTTAAGGAACGGCGGCATCCAGGAGAAAACTTTCCGGGGAGATGAAAAAATAGATGCTGCTTTTATAGAAGAAAGAAAGCTGCAATATCAGTATTTCTCCGGCACTATATACCATTTTATGGACCAGGATAATTATGAAGAAATATCCATCTCCGAAGACAGTATCGGTGATAAGAAAAAATTTTTAAAAGATAACCTGGAAGTTATGGGGTATTTCTATAAAAACGAAACCTTAAACATCAACCTGCCGAATTTTATTGAGTTTAAAATTATCCATACCGAACCCGGGATAAAAGGGGACACCGCAAAAAGCGGCACAAAGCCGGCGCAAATCGAGACCGGGGCAAACATACAGGTACCGCTTTTTATAGATACGGGGGATAAAATAAAAGTAGATACCCGCACAGGAGAGTATATCGAAAGGGTATACTCATAA
- a CDS encoding DUF1844 domain-containing protein has protein sequence MPASSYTKTMDELNKNIDESWKEAAEKEKENLKKEGKTAPPEPDFIFFVTTLSLQASIDLGQVPNPATNKKEENLIQAKFIIDTLGMLKEKTKGNLKPEEANFLENILYELRMQYISQAQGGTK, from the coding sequence ATGCCGGCATCATCTTATACTAAAACAATGGACGAATTAAATAAAAATATCGACGAGAGCTGGAAAGAAGCGGCGGAAAAAGAGAAAGAAAACCTAAAGAAAGAAGGGAAAACCGCTCCGCCCGAACCGGATTTTATTTTCTTCGTCACTACGCTTTCGCTTCAGGCATCCATTGACTTAGGCCAGGTCCCTAACCCCGCGACAAATAAAAAAGAAGAAAACCTCATACAGGCAAAATTCATTATTGACACCCTGGGGATGCTCAAAGAAAAAACAAAAGGAAACCTGAAGCCAGAAGAAGCAAACTTCCTGGAAAACATACTTTACGAATTAAGGATGCAGTATATATCTCAAGCGCAAGGAGGGACAAAATGA
- the accB gene encoding acetyl-CoA carboxylase biotin carboxyl carrier protein, whose protein sequence is MNIKEIKEMINLMNENGLVELEIEKDGMRIRLKKTGAAGIDAANQPIIVERTRVSGEHPREESYETTEKTTGKTIEIKAPMVGTFYRAPSPEAPPYAEVGQVIEPGQVICIIEAMKLMNEIKSEVKGKVLEIFADNAEPVEFGQPMFLIEPL, encoded by the coding sequence ATGAATATCAAAGAAATAAAGGAAATGATCAACCTGATGAACGAAAACGGCCTGGTAGAACTGGAAATTGAAAAAGACGGCATGCGCATCAGGTTAAAAAAGACCGGCGCCGCAGGCATAGATGCAGCTAACCAGCCGATAATAGTGGAAAGGACACGCGTATCGGGTGAACACCCCAGAGAAGAATCCTACGAAACCACAGAAAAAACAACGGGAAAAACGATAGAAATAAAGGCGCCGATGGTAGGGACATTTTACCGCGCGCCCTCTCCGGAAGCGCCGCCCTATGCTGAGGTGGGCCAGGTAATAGAGCCGGGGCAGGTTATCTGCATCATCGAGGCGATGAAATTAATGAACGAAATAAAATCGGAAGTGAAGGGTAAGGTCCTGGAAATTTTCGCGGATAATGCCGAACCCGTAGAATTCGGGCAACCGATGTTTCTCATCGAACCCCTCTAA
- the accC gene encoding acetyl-CoA carboxylase biotin carboxylase subunit: MFSKILIANRGEIALRVIRACRELDIRTVAVYSEADRNSLHVRFADEAICIGKPQSSSSYLNIPAIISAAEITDVDAIHPGYGFLAENPHFAEICESCQITFIGPTPENIRLMGDKMAARANMQKTGLPIVPGSIAAIKNKEEAIRTAKKIGYPVIIKAAAGGGGKGMRIAHNDIRLVASLMTAQAEAEANFGNSNVYIEKYVERPRHIEIQILSDKHGHIVHLGERDCSIQRRHQKLLEESPSPVVDNKLRKRLGELAVKGAKAINYVGAGTIEFLLDSNNNFYFMEMNTRIQVEHPVTEMVTGMDLIKEQIRVAAGERLSFQQDDIQIKGAAIECRINAEDYTNNFSPSPGRIETLNLPGGPGVRLDTHIYAGYEISPYYDSLVAKLITYAGTRQEAIRIMQRALNEFTISPIKTTIPFHQRLLADSAFLEGKISTHFVQEMLKEEYKDIPQNE; encoded by the coding sequence ATGTTTTCAAAAATCTTAATAGCCAACCGCGGCGAAATAGCCCTGCGGGTCATCCGTGCCTGCCGGGAATTAGACATCCGTACCGTCGCTGTATATTCCGAGGCGGACAGGAATTCTCTGCATGTGCGCTTTGCTGATGAGGCCATCTGCATAGGCAAGCCGCAAAGCAGCAGCAGTTACTTAAATATCCCCGCGATTATCAGCGCCGCGGAAATCACCGATGTAGACGCGATACATCCGGGATACGGTTTTCTTGCCGAAAACCCGCATTTCGCGGAAATCTGCGAGTCCTGCCAGATAACTTTTATCGGGCCTACCCCGGAGAATATCCGGCTCATGGGCGACAAAATGGCAGCGCGCGCCAATATGCAAAAGACGGGCCTGCCTATAGTGCCCGGGAGCATTGCCGCAATAAAAAATAAAGAAGAGGCTATCAGGACCGCTAAAAAAATAGGCTATCCCGTAATTATAAAAGCGGCTGCCGGCGGCGGCGGAAAAGGGATGAGGATCGCCCACAATGATATCAGGTTAGTGGCTAGCCTGATGACCGCCCAGGCAGAGGCAGAAGCGAATTTCGGCAACTCTAATGTCTACATAGAAAAATATGTCGAGAGGCCCCGGCATATAGAGATACAGATCCTCTCTGATAAACACGGGCATATTGTGCACCTCGGAGAGAGGGACTGCAGCATACAGAGAAGGCACCAGAAGCTATTGGAAGAATCCCCCTCGCCGGTAGTGGACAATAAATTACGCAAACGCCTGGGAGAATTAGCCGTAAAGGGCGCTAAGGCAATAAACTATGTCGGCGCCGGGACCATTGAATTTCTTTTAGACAGTAATAACAACTTCTATTTTATGGAAATGAATACCCGGATACAGGTAGAACACCCCGTAACCGAAATGGTAACCGGGATGGATTTGATAAAAGAACAAATCCGCGTTGCCGCGGGCGAGAGGCTCTCTTTTCAACAGGACGATATCCAGATAAAGGGTGCTGCGATAGAATGCCGGATAAACGCCGAAGACTATACCAATAACTTTTCGCCTTCCCCGGGCAGGATAGAAACGCTTAATCTGCCCGGCGGGCCGGGCGTACGCCTGGATACCCATATCTACGCCGGATACGAAATCTCACCCTACTACGACTCGCTGGTCGCCAAACTAATAACTTACGCCGGCACGCGCCAGGAAGCAATAAGAATAATGCAAAGGGCGTTAAACGAATTTACTATCTCCCCCATAAAAACTACCATACCCTTCCACCAGCGCCTGCTGGCAGATTCTGCCTTTTTGGAAGGAAAGATATCCACCCATTTTGTCCAAGAGATGCTAAAGGAAGAATACAAAGACATCCCGCAAAATGAATAA
- a CDS encoding aminopeptidase P family protein: protein MNLRIKYIYTKLKEKNLDALLVFSPANISYLTDFTSRDSHLLISRQKNIYITDSRYIQEARACLKNIATVKQADGPIMRIIPRLCQDLGLKRIGFEERRSPLAEDREDKIKLNKKYEFIPTHGLIEGLRQVKDKEEIKKIKTAIQITVKAFEFIRNFISAGKREIEIAAEIERFVRYRGAQGCAFEIIVAAGANSSLPHHRTSQRKIKNNEHVLVDIGVEYAGYKSDLTRIFFLGKITPTVRKVYDIVRRAQDKAIEKIKPAVPISGIDTAARQYITRKGYGGFFGHALGHGIGLEVHEKPSISSKEKGILNPGMVFTVEPAIYLPHRFGIRLEDIVLVTKKGCEVLSGPLDK from the coding sequence ATGAATTTACGTATAAAATACATATATACAAAATTAAAAGAAAAAAATCTAGATGCCCTGCTGGTCTTTTCTCCCGCCAACATCTCTTATCTTACTGATTTCACCAGCCGTGATTCCCACCTTTTAATATCCAGGCAAAAGAATATTTATATCACAGACTCTAGATATATCCAAGAAGCCAGGGCATGTTTAAAGAACATTGCAACGGTAAAACAGGCCGATGGCCCGATCATGAGAATCATACCTAGGCTCTGTCAGGACTTAGGCCTTAAGCGCATAGGATTTGAAGAAAGGCGCTCTCCTTTAGCTGAAGATAGAGAGGATAAAATAAAATTAAATAAAAAATATGAATTTATTCCCACTCATGGTTTAATAGAGGGGCTGCGGCAGGTAAAAGATAAGGAAGAAATTAAAAAGATAAAAACCGCGATCCAGATTACTGTAAAGGCGTTTGAGTTTATCCGTAATTTTATTTCAGCCGGAAAGAGAGAGATTGAAATTGCCGCAGAAATAGAGCGTTTCGTCAGGTATCGCGGCGCCCAGGGTTGCGCCTTTGAGATTATTGTCGCTGCCGGGGCCAACTCCAGCCTTCCCCACCACCGCACCTCTCAGAGAAAAATTAAAAATAACGAGCATGTCTTGGTGGATATAGGCGTTGAGTATGCGGGGTATAAATCTGACTTGACAAGGATTTTCTTTTTAGGTAAAATAACCCCTACTGTAAGAAAGGTTTACGATATAGTCCGCCGGGCCCAAGATAAGGCAATAGAAAAAATAAAACCGGCTGTCCCTATAAGCGGAATCGATACAGCTGCCCGCCAATACATAACCCGAAAAGGATACGGCGGGTTTTTTGGTCATGCCTTAGGACACGGGATAGGCCTGGAGGTCCACGAAAAACCAAGCATATCCAGCAAAGAAAAAGGCATATTAAATCCGGGGATGGTTTTTACTGTTGAGCCGGCGATTTATTTACCCCACAGGTTCGGCATAAGGTTAGAAGATATAGTTTTAGTAACCAAAAAAGGATGTGAGGTCTTAAGTGGCCCTCTCGATAAATGA